In the Trichoderma atroviride chromosome 4, complete sequence genome, GGGCTAGAGAACCAacagaaagaagacgaaCAAGGATAAATAGATATCTGGTCCAGGCTACAGCGGGCGGTGTGTATTATAAGAGTATCACGCATAGAGTTTTCATATCCAGCATATAATACGTATTGATAGACACAGAGCAGCATACAGTTAGAATAAGAAACAGGAGCAATGGTATAATTTTGGTATCTTTcactattttttttttaaaaaaaaaacatctaTATTTTACTTCTTCGCCAGCTTAAATAACACAAAATACACTATGCCTTCTGGGCATGTCCATCGTGCTCGTCAATGTCGATGGCCTCCCAGGGATAGTTGATCCAGGCATCGCCGCAGGTGACAGCGGCAATGTAGCGGCTGTTGACCATCTCGTCGGGCAGCTGacccttcttgggcttgtccTTGTTCTGTATCCAACGTTAGCAAAAGCGACCTCCCATTCACCATACTGCCAAGGTAAACTCACGTGAAGAACAAAGATGCTAAACTCAGCCTTGGGGGCATCAGGTCCGATCTTCTGGCGGGCCTCCTCGAcatccttctccagctccttgacgGCATACTCGAGCGTCGTCCGGGTGTCGTCGACCTCGTCCACGATCAGGACGCGCTTGCCGACGAGGTTTCCCATCTCGCCCAGGGCAGAGAGATCGAGCCACTGGGTGCGGGTGACCTTTGTGCCAATCTCCTCGACCTCGCTGCTGCCGAGCGACTCGTACAGCGAGAGGCCGATGGCCTGGATGGGGATGTTGGGCGATCCGGGCTGCTTGAGGAACGAGCGCAGGATTCGCGCAGGCACgtagccgccgccgccgatggCGATCATGAGCTGCGGCTTGAAGTCCTCGAGGATCTTGGGAGCGGCCTGCTGGCACAGCTTGTGGACCTGTCACAGTGACGCCGAGTTAGCGTTTGTTTCGACTGCCTTGGAGCAGATGCAGAGCGAATGGGCGCTATTCGAGGGTTCTCCATACATCATTGTAGGTAACGTAGAGCTTCTCAACCATTGTGGCGGCTGTTGACGCAAAGGCGTGATTCGTTACGAGGGCTATCAAGTGAGGAAATAAAGGCACTATATACCTTATGTTTATATAGTGAGAAATACGAAAACAAAGATACGAGACGAAGCTGGTGACTTCGGGAGCGATGCAGAATGcccaagaggaagaaagaaaaaggaaaaggagaagagaagagagaaaaaaaaaagaaagaaaaaagcgaGGCAATCACCAGAAAATCGCTGCCCACATGCTTTCGGCGGCTTCcgataatttttttttttttttttagtctcgtttccccctcccccaccATTGTGGCCATGCCGTCACTTAATCTGTGATTCATTGCCATGCAGCTTGGCTTCGCATGGGCCCCATAAGTAAGCTGCGGCAGATAATTTTTTGGGGCTTGGCATCTTTGTCAAATAAGCATTGGCCTAATGagtgttttcttttgcttgtaCTTTATACCGGGTCTGTGTTGAATCTACTGAAAGCTTCTACTAATATGCCGAAACAATCAAGCCACCGGTTTTGACTTTCCAGCCAACATCCAAACACTCGCGGGAATGGCCGTACCTAGGCAGCAGCATATCCACCGCCATGTGCATCTACCCAAGAAGGGAGAATAGAGGATTACGGGCGTGACTCAGTCACCGGTCAAGACTGGAGGTTGACTAGCCGGGTTAAGAATAGTTGCCTTGACGAATATAATCTCCTGTTTTGGTGTGTTGATGAACGGACTAATAGCATGTTTCTGATTCACATTCtataaaataatagtctGGTACTTTGGTTATTAGGTATTTGCAATATAACGTTGTGAATCCAAAGGAAAGCAAAGATAATCCAAGTCTCTTCAATAGGTAGACATAAACACCTCTCCCACTCTTCGATTCCAGTTATTCTCGTCAGCAAGCCTCCTCATTACATCTGCCAGACCATCACAATACCCGTCTACTTCTTCCGCATTCAGCTGTGCTGTGTCCCACGAggcaatgaagaagatgttctCTTGATCAACCATGAAGGCGCTCCAAAAGAGTCCACTAGCAGTCGCTTTGTTAGTCAAGCAGTAGTAGCATAAGATGATTTGTTAGTCAACTTACCAATCTGGCCAGTCGTATTTGGCCACTGGCTCCAGAGTATCGAAATCACTGCGGAAGCCTCGAGACGCTGCGACTCCCATGCTCACGTCCCACACAAACGATTGTCGGAATGACGCATTTGTTGCcatctcgccttcttctcgaaGCTCCTGCACAATCTTCTCCCACGGCGCATGTTCATGGCGGTCGATGTCCTCTTGTTCAAGTACCATGCGGCGAATAAAGTCTGCGAGAACCTCGTCGTCATTCACTTCAAACATGTTGAGGATCCATTCGACTGTCGGGCCGTCAATGCTCATGGGTGGTTGAAGCGCATTTGCTATCCAGTCGGGCACGAATGGCCATGAACGAGCGCTCTCCCACGAATTGAACAGCGCAACTGATGACTTTGTCTGAATCACATTGAATAGCACCAAGGCGCACTTTGTGAACAGCATTGGTCCCAGATTATATGAGCTGCGCAATTTAGACAGGCCCGGCAAGCGAACAATCCTGCTTCGGCGCGGGAATCGAAACTCTTGGGCTCTTGCCTGCCACTCTCCTTTCCATATGTCATCTCTGGATTTTTGGCGCTCAGAGAAGTAGAACGAGTCTTGGTCACCGGCAATCATCATTCCGGGGGCGCGTTGCTTGGGCCATATTGCCTTCTTGTATCGGGAAATGCCTCTCAGCCTCTGCACGTGGAACGATATTGCTTGTTGAGCGAGCAGGCTCTCTTGATAACCCGCAAACAAGTCTGCAAACAGTCGATACGGAGTTTGTGTGGGCATGACCGTGTTGCAATTGTGTATGAGCCGGTCAATGTCTCGGTGCCAAGAAAGGAGCGTCAAGGCATCCATTATAGAATGATTGTACGTCAGGCAAAGGAGGTATCGCCCTGtttcttttgccttgatGATGGTTGCGTTGAACATGAGCATCGGAGAGTGAGTATTTGTAGAGCCATCTTCATAAgcatcttttgcttctttttccgtTTCTGCAGTGACCTCGTGAACCAGTTTCTGAAAGATGTTGTGGTTGTGGCGCACGATGATATGATAGAGCCGTCCTTGAACGCCCAAGAGAATTGTCCGCAAGAGAGGTCTATTCGCCATCCATTTGAACAGTCCATCATAGATGTGAGAAATGGTTGCGTTGTGGACTCGAAAGACAACACGGGTACGATATGACTGTGCTCGTTGACCAACGACTGCCCGGTACATGGAGTGTCTTATGGGGATGATGTCTTCAACGTCGGATCTGTCAAGGTCGAATCTCTCGACTTGATCTTGTGCCGCGGCCAAAGTATCAACAGCCTCGACTTTGGAGACCAAACGTTGATTGAAGCTGTATCCTTGCTCTCTCCTAGAGAGGGCTCTGTGGTCATCGCTCTGACCCATGGGGTTTTGCATTATTCCAACCCCTGCTCTTGGTGATGCATCTCTGGTAATTAGCAGCTTAGCCTGAGTTTCGATGGTGTTGCATCTACTCAGGTCCTGAAGGTAAATGCGCTTTCCGTATGCTCGGAGAACAGCGTCGCAGTATCGAAGCAGTGTGATGCTGTCAGCCAAGCAGAAAACGTCGTCTGTCCTATTTGGTCGAACTCCCATCAGCTGTTCCCATATTCCCCCCCAAGCCTTCTTCTACTATCGCTACTTGGTCATCTTGACCTTCAGTCTTTgagctttggcttttctcaGCAAGCCGTTTTTGTGCTACAGTATTGGCCAGCGCAATTCTTTTAGGCTTTCCGATGGAAGTTGTCGGGATACTCTCAAGGCCCAACTCTGCAAACGTGTACACAGCATCGAGCGTATACTGAGGGCCCAAGAGTCttgccttctccatcatcttggtctTGGGTACCTTTGAAGAGAGCCTGACAATAGCAATAGCGACTTGACCGGCAATGTCATCTGGCACTCCTACAACAAACGCCTATACATCTCATTAGCCATTGTCAACCTCAAGATGcaaaaaagtataaaattgCATACCTGCTCAAGACCTGGAATCTCAGATAACGCCGATTCGATTTTCCAAGGGTTGATATTCTCGCCTCCTCGAATTATCAAGTCATTGTATCGACCAAGGATGTAGACAACTCCCTTGTCATCAATCATGGCTTGATCTCCCGTCTTTAGCCACCTTCCCGACTTGTCATTATAGAAtttctcttcgtcatcatgaACACCGCCAAAATAGTCATGTATTACCGACGAGCCAGAGATGTGGAGCTCTCCAACTTGCATTCGAGAGAGCACTTCTCGGCCGCCAGGGCGACAAACTCGAACTGCAGCTCCAGAGAGGACTTTTCCAACCCCTGGATGATATCCATCTACAAGCATATCATCTTGGCGCGACCAACTTATGATTGGTGCTCCTTCACTCATTCCGTACGCTTGTATAGCATCTCGCGAACCGAGCCCATCTTTGCAGAGACGCACATGCTCTGGCCCAACCATTGTCCCTGAAATCGAGACAATAGACAGGTTCAGTTCCCGGGGACTTGGAAAGGAGCCATGAGACAGCAGGGCCTTGACCAGAGTTGGCGTGGCTGACATGACAGTGCACTTCTCCTCCACCAAGGCCCTCAGCGTGGCGTCAATATGGAAAGACTTTGCGGCGAAGACAACTGTGTGGGCGTGCCGCCACGCACGAAGCgcgttgttgatggcaaagacATGGCACACCGGCGTGTGGACCAGCCAGCGGTCGACAAACGACGGGTCGACGTTGGGATCGTAGTTGTAGGTCTGCGACACCAGGTTGCGGCTTGTGAGAGGGCATCCCTTGGGCT is a window encoding:
- a CDS encoding putative NRPS-like protein biosynthetic cluster (EggNog:ENOG41~SMCOG1002:AMP-dependent synthetase and ligase~antiSMASH:Cluster_4.4), translating into MASHDNKFTSPSGAAIAEIHGELLSDLDQQVWDILAATASAHPDREAIVSLWQPADATQSLEDASPIAQSQCLRWSYGNLRDKAERLAATLEKLGVGPGMHIAVVLWNCAEWGLFFWACAKTRATFIPIDARATDDFAYMLESTTPRVLVVQDADTAAHLTKQNVSLPNMVLRIHCGRSGTADGWTSLDDLLARDSSFQGDQWPGDTDDDQGPPRANGMRGRDGDDPALIVFTSGTTGKPKGCPLTSRNLVSQTYNYDPNVDPSFVDRWLVHTPVCHVFAINNALRAWRHAHTVVFAAKSFHIDATLRALVEEKCTVMSATPTLVKALLSHGSFPSPRELNLSIVSISGTMVGPEHVRLCKDGLGSRDAIQAYGMSEGAPIISWSRQDDMLVDGYHPGVGKVLSGAAVRVCRPGGREVLSRMQVGELHISGSSVIHDYFGGVHDDEEKFYNDKSGRWLKTGDQAMIDDKGVVYILGRYNDLIIRGGENINPWKIESALSEIPGLEQAFVVGVPDDIAGQVAIAIVRLSSKVPKTKMMEKARLLGPQYTLDAVYTFAELGLESIPTTSIGKPKRIALANTVAQKRLAEKSQSSKTEDDVFCLADSITLLRYCDAVLRAYGKRIYLQDLSRCNTIETQAKLLITRDASPRAGVGIMQNPMGQSDDHRALSRREQGYSFNQRLVSKVEAVDTLAAAQDQVERFDLDRSDVEDIIPIRHSMYRAVVGQRAQSYRTRVVFRVHNATISHIYDGLFKWMANRPLLRTILLGVQGRLYHIIVRHNHNIFQKLVHEVTAETEKEAKDAYEDGSTNTHSPMLMFNATIIKAKETGRYLLCLTYNHSIMDALTLLSWHRDIDRLIHNCNTVMPTQTPYRLFADLFAGYQESLLAQQAISFHVQRLRGISRYKKAIWPKQRAPGMMIAGDQDSFYFSERQKSRDDIWKGEWQARAQEFRFPRRSRIVRLPGLSKLRSSYNLGPMLFTKCALVLFNVIQTKSSVALFNSWESARSWPFVPDWIANALQPPMSIDGPTVEWILNMFEVNDDEVLADFIRRMVLEQEDIDRHEHAPWEKIVQELREEGEMATNASFRQSFVWDVSMGVAASRGFRSDFDTLEPVAKYDWPDCGLFWSAFMVDQENIFFIASWDTAQLNAEEVDGYCDGLADVMRRLADENNWNRRVGEVFMSTY
- a CDS encoding uncharacterized protein (antiSMASH:Cluster_4.4), whose translation is MVEKLYVTYNDVHKLCQQAAPKILEDFKPQLMIAIGGGGYVPARILRSFLKQPGSPNIPIQAIGLSLYESLGSSEVEEIGTKVTRTQWLDLSALGEMGNLVGKRVLIVDEVDDTRTTLEYAVKELEKDVEEARQKIGPDAPKAEFSIFVLHNKDKPKKGQLPDEMVNSRYIAAVTCGDAWINYPWEAIDIDEHDGHAQKA